From Triticum aestivum cultivar Chinese Spring chromosome 7B, IWGSC CS RefSeq v2.1, whole genome shotgun sequence:
AGAGAAGTAACACAACATCAGAAAGATTTAACCAAACAGCTGCTGTTATTACTTGGGACCTATGATTCACCATTATCTAAAAGGTCAACAATGGAACAGCAAAATGCGAGCCAGATTATCAGTGCCAATCTGCCAATGCCTCCGAGTACAAGGGAACATAAGGAAGATAGGGCTCCATGGAACCCTGTCCAAGATCATTGATGAAATGCACTTTCCCACTATCAATTTCGTAAGACATCAGTACCTTGTCATGCCCATAAACCAGGAAATTTGTGTTTTGTCGTGGGTGGAGGGTGACAATATGGTACTCATGTCCCAGCCGGACATTCTTCACATAGATTCACATACCTGATACTGTGCTCCAAGACCCACGCTTCACTGCCTTAGTCCTCGAGAACCCAGATCGACAGTTTATAAAGATCATGCTGATCACTATTTGCCAGATACAAGCGCCCTCGAGACAGGTCAATGAACCCGACATCAACTTCCATTATTGGGGCGTCCTCATCGTCTGGCATAGGAATAGCCCTCCAAGTAGTTCCCTCCACGTCCAGTGCCACCACCTCAGACTCGACGGCAACCAAATGCAGAAAACCATTGACAAAGACACTTCTAGAATCACTCACAATCGACACACGCCTTGGATTTTCGACGCATATATTTCATTATACTGTAATATAATACCCATTTGCACCTGAACTCACAATCTGCAAAGTATGTTATTTAATACCCATTTGGACCTGAGGCATCAGCGGGGACAGACAACAGTTAAAAGCATCCATCGGCAAGGTATCCTCTTTCAGTAGGGTGGTGGTTAGAGTTGAATAAACACATGAAGATCAGGCATTGCAGCTAAATACAGCAGGAAGTGAAACAGGCAATTTTCTAGATCAAATCGACCAAAGGTTAGTTTCAGACTTGGGATCGGATCCGACGCTGGAACTGAATACGACATGGAGTGAATCAAGCAGTTTTATTGATGGAATCAATAAAATTTTACTTATGATGCTCTAAACTCCAGACTAAACAACATCTAACAGTCTAACAGAAAAGAATAGCTTTGCTTCACTAGTGCTGATCATTTCAACATTGGCAGGAGCAAAGGAACATAAACTCCCATGCTCTACTGTTCACTACAATGACGAGAGGAATAAAACATATATTCCCTCCCATGTTTCACTGCACATACGATTACATAGTTTGAATGCACAATAAGTTTCAACATAGATTAAAACAGGGCGTATGCCTACGGCCCAACACAACAATCTGGACATAACAAACATCAATCATGATACAAATTAATGATAGCCCCATGAACTCATAAAGTAAAGATTGACTCGAATGCTGCTAGCAAAACATAAACATATATGTTTAGTGGAGCAGGTACCGTTATTAAGTTAACTGGAATAGATAGCCCCATAAAGTGAGGTTACAAGATACACTCGACAACAAAAGAGAAGTAACACAATACTTGGGACCTATGATTCAACATTATCTGAAAGGTCAAGAATAGAACAGTGATATGCAAGGCAGACTATCAGTGCCAATCTACCAATGCCTCTGAGTACAAGGGAACATAAGGAAGATAAGGCTCCAGGGAATCATGTCCAAGATCGTGGATGAACTGCACTTTCCCACTATCCATTTCATAAGACATCAGTACTTTGTCATgcccataaaccaagaaaatcgtgTTTCGTTGTGGGTGGAGGGCGACAATATGGTACTCGTGTCCCAGCTGGACATTCTTCACTCCAAATAGATTCAGATACCTGACACTGTGCTCCAAGACCCACGCTTCACTGCCGTAGTCCTCGAGAACCCAGATCGACAGTTTATAAAGATCATGCTGATCACTATTTGCCAGATACAAACGCCCTCGAGACAGGTCAATGAACCCGTCATCAACATCTATTATGGGGGCGTCCTCATCGTCCGGCATAGGAATATCCCTCCAAGTAGTTCCCTCCACATCCACTGCCAGCACCGCAGACTCGACGGCGAGCAAATGCAGAAAACCATTGACAAAGACACTTCTAGAATCACGCACTATCCTAGGTAGGAAGTCCCAACCGGTGTCCTTGTGACTCCAGGCCCCGGTTTTGGACGAGTAGATGTCAACCGCTCTGACGAACCCGTAAgcatcgtcatcatcgtcggcaTTTGCATGTGCAGCCCCATCCTCCACGAACTGGAACACATGGAAGTGCGAGGAGACGGCCGGGTCGAACCCCAAGCGAGCTGTCTGCATCTTGCTGAAGATGCCGGGCAAGGCGACCCATTTCTCCGTGGCAGGATTGCACACCACGTAATAAAATGCCCCCGCACCAAAGGTCTTGAAGCGGCGGCAGAGGAGTAGGCCGTTGCAGCTGTCCAGAAGGTGGAACTGATGACAGTCAGGCAGGAAGGGGAGCGAAGGACGGATAGGAGCACGGCCTCCCGCCGAGACATGGGTGAAATTGTCAGTTGAGAAATAGCCAGTGCTGGGGCCGCGGCTCGAGTAGAGGAAGCCAGCGAGGTCATGGAGATGGTACTGCGGCAGCGCCTTGCGGTGGTCGGGGTGGGAGATGATGCCGCGCCACCGCTTGGAGACGCACTTGAAGCGGCACAGCGACCTGTACGGCACGCGCGACAGGATCTCGACGAGGAGGTCTTCGGTGAGCTTGTCCGCCGGATTCCGCCGCCTGCTAATGTCCCTGGATCCGTCCGCCATCGCCGTGGGGAGAGGAGGCACTCAATCTGCGAACGGGGGCGGGGGAGGAGAGATTGCAGATCCGTCGACATGGGTGAAGGGAgcaggaaggaaggaagagaggatcTACGAAGAGTGTGGCGTACGTACCAGACGAGAAGCGAGTGACGGCGAGGAAGCCCGTTTGAGGTGCTCCCGTCCCCGCCGGCGAGGCTTtgggtgcgcggcggcggcggcgaggcgaggtgaGTTTTTTTTTTTTAGGGATCGACGTGAGGTGTGGCGTGGAAATGGAAGACAGGCGAAGTGAACGAGGAGTGCTGCTGTGTTGGGCTTTTGTCTAGTTTTCAGCCTGCACCTTATAAATCACTTAAATAACTCCTCTCTTCTCAGATGCTGACAAATGTTGCATTATATGTACGTCACTTGTTACAACCTATTTTTTCCCCTTTTCTatagatttatttataaaatgttTTATCCCTTGACCATGCGGTTCAACCGTTGGATTTTTTGCGTCGAGGTCTTTAAAACTAGGTCCAGTGTTAATAGGTTTCAAcgaattttttaaagaaaaatccGAAGCCGAAAATAAAACCTGGGAAGACCCCCTAAAAAAACAAAATCCAGGAAAAAACACAAAaaagtcaaaacggaacaaaaacACCAAAGCCTAGAGGCAAAAGCAGAAAAAATAACATCTACAATCCAAAAATGCATATTATTATTTTTCGAAAATCCACATAAGCGTCCAACATGCAACATGTGGCGGCAGTGGGTTGCACCACTTGGCACGCTCCCAGACTATAAAAGTGGACCTTGCGGGCAGGAGAGAAGACAGGGGGACGAGCAAGGGCCAGGCCTCCTATTTGGTGCCTAGGTCGCTTAAATCACTCCCCGTCTTCTCAGATGCTAACAAATGTCGCATTGTATGTACGTCACTTGTTACAAcctattttttattattattttctatttatttatttatttaaatgtTTTATCCTTTGACCATGCGGTTcaaccgttggatttctcgcatcgAGTTCTTTAAAACTAGGTCCAGTGTTAATATGTTTCAAGGAACTATTtttaagaaaaaaaaacaaaaaccaaaaaaaacccgTAAAAAACTAAAATCCAGAAAAAAACAAAAAGGGGAAAATGGAAGAAAAAACTCAGAGCCCAGAAGTATGGTTGCAGTTACACTTTTCTTAAGGCACAtattgtgttttttcctttttttgttggtGCCGGGGGGTGGGGGCATAGATTGTCCAAAACCTAGGAAAATCAggcaaaagccaaaaaaaattctacaatccaaaaatgcatatttttttttAAATCCACAGAAAGCGTCCAACATGCGACATGTGGCGAAAGTTGGATGCACCACTTGGCACGCTTCTAGAATATAAAAGTGGACCTTGCGGGTAGAAGCGGAGACGGGGGACGAGCAGGGGCTAGGCCCCCCCCCCAATGATCGACGATTGTTTTACCACCTATGAGTAATTAGCGTTAGGATTGGTTTTTTTAGACAAGCGTTAGGATTGGTTAATAAAcgtattcgccccccccccccccccccaacttaaAAATCTGTAAAAGGAAATGGACCCATAATAAAGCCCAATCACACTTATGGCCTCCGCTCTTCCTAGTACTACCACATGACGTTATTACCCTAGCCCCCGACGTCCTTAACGCATGATTTGAGGGGATTAGGGCTGGCCCACTAGCATGCCGCCCCAGTTTCTTTTTAATTTATTTGTTACGAAAATAAAAATATGAAATCAAAAAGGTTTATAGATTTAAAGTAAAAAGGTTCATtcgtttgaaaaaaaaatcatatctttaaaaaagttcatcaatttttaaaaaagttcatcaatttgaaaaaatgttcattcaaattgaaaaaaagttcatccaatttagcAAAAGTTCATTAAGTTTCAAGAAAGTTCAtagaaattcaaaaaaagttcatttaTTTTTATAAAAAGTTCATTGAACTGAAAAAAACTCATAGATAAAAAAAGGTTTATCCATTTTCCAAAAGatgttcatcaaatttcaaaaaagttcatcaatattcGAAAAAGTTCATTGATATTCAAAAAAGTGCATCAATCTGAAAAAAACTgttgaaatttttaaaaaaatcgtagatattcaaaaaaattcatataattttTAAAAAAGAAAATGTCAATCGACAGCTAGATGGGCCGGCCTATTTACGGACGCCACAGGCGCCAGTTAACGAAAATGCACGTTAACTGGTGCCTctggcgccaaataggaaatgcctcTTGCGCTCCCTGCCCAAGATCAGATTTGACTCTGATTAAATCAACAAACACCGACTCCAAGATGAGCGACCTGCAGACTACACTCTGTCAATTCTCAGCTTAGAGCATCAGTACTGTCTACTAATCTTTTTCTGCGGATAATCTCTCTCAACTCTCATATTAGATGCATAGAAATTTCTATATCCAATTGTAGTTATTTTAATGGTGATTTACGATGCTAATTCATTTTAAATTTCTTTTGTTTGATCTGCTTAGAGGTCATAAAAATAAAAGCGCCCCAAACATCACAAACATTAATTCAATCTTTATGCATATTGTTTTGAGTTCTCTGCCTACTGATATTCTTAATGGGGCTAATGTGCAAGTTATCAGTCCCGATCCAATTGAAGCCGTCTGCTGAATTGCATGATAATCTACACTGAAAAGGGAATTATCTAGCAATTAGGGCATCTTCTGctgatttttttgtaattttaatcTTACTGGCAATTGCAGGGTAAACTTTAACTAATACAAATTGAAGTATACTTTAATTGCGTCGAAGTGACACATCAATATGGTATTACCTTAAAAAAATCCTTGAGTTTTTTTTCTTGTATCAAGTTTACTTGGCCCCCCTATACCCAAATCTTGGCTTCGCcccttgtaagggcatatttcttcctaaatggttttggtgattgatgacaatgcatttacggactaatcgtgtgtattgagcATTTCAGGTATCTCATGtataggcacaagacgatttcGTGCCCCTCGGAGTTCATTCAAAGACGacatttctctatgtttctttttggtgaaattgagtcataggaaacccatactattaagaggggtccgcttcggaaaggttagggtggaatcaacacgtacacatctgttcctttgcaccacatTTCCTTGCATTTTGGAGCTCCAGTTGTTTCCCTTGTCATCGCAAAGAATGTTGGCCTCCCAAGTGCTACCGATCTGTAGCTCACGGTAGTACTGCttaagggagcagtagtaccgcaatgggccacggtagtactgcccagggcagcggtagtaccgcgtacgCGGTAGTGCCGCTCCTggatcacggtagtaccgtggcctctggccCAGTACTGTGGCATGAATGGACGTaggggcggaagtaattttttacttccgcagcctacgcggtagtaccgctccctgtgagctatagtaccgtgccggatttttgcactcatcgaaactcagcggaagtagtcacatatgtaattttattcatccgtgccttcccagcccagtcgaaccctgccttgcggtagtaccgcaagggcgcacgatagtaccgctccagcggttctaTCGCTCGTAGCGTCAACGCAAAAGGGCTTCTTCTGGTATCTGTcgtaggtgcggtagtaccgcttgtctggtgcggtaGTATCGCATGTCTCGGGCTGGTTAAGTCGATAACGTTTGGATTTGTCCCCTtcactataaaaggggagtcttcttctccgagttgactacctcttccatccccaagctccattgatgctctaagctccatttttgcccgatctctttccctagccaatcaaacttgttgattctctatggattggttgagaaggcctcaatctacacttccaccaagagaaatttgattccccccactaatcccttgccgatcttgttactcttgggcgtttgagcaccctagacggttgaggtcaccgcggagccatagtccatcgtggtgaagcttcatggtgtcattgggagcctccaattaagttgtggagattgccccaaccttgtttgtaaaggttccgtcgccgcctccaagggcaccaatagtggaatcacgacaccttgcattgtgtgagggcgtgaggagaatacggtggccctagtggcttcttgggagcattgtgcctccacaccgctcctaCGGAGACGTACTTTCCCTCAAAgcgaaggaacttcggtaacacatcctcgtctccatcggttccacttttggttatctctcacctttacttgtgcaagctatattgtgttatatcctttgcttgcttgtgttcttgttgttgttgcatcatataggttgctcacctagttgcatatctagacaacctactttgatgcaaagtttaatttggtaaagaaaagctaaaaattgttagttgcctattcaccccccactctagtcaactatatcgttcctttcaattggtatcagagccacacctctttattaaggactttaccgtcctaagagtatggttgacaccatagacggcgaggaggagcaccccggtatGAATCCTTCTTCATCTACGGCTGATGGGGGTTCCCcgatctcacgtgaggaattcaatgtggctttggacacattgaaaaccttcatggcgaccgaggtcaaaggcatgttcaaggagtttcttgatggtcttaagttatccaccgcaccgttggaagtggtcgctcccactaacaaggtggcaactgctaactccgataagggggaagcttcttacaataaagttcctttatctagtggtagaaatggtagcggcatctttgcccatgttgaacatccacctacttatggaggaccggttccctccactcatttgaatcatgttggtcctcctcctaagattgtgaaaaatgaggattttgactcttgggtctatcgctttaaacgtcatttaaatcatgttaatactaatctttggagaatcattgagcaaggtttctatccgcatgacccaagcaacttcacccctagagaagccgtggaccaTCAATTCAACAAGAATGCTCTCTTCGTCATAcaagatgcaattccatccgaagatATTCGCATCTCCGACCGTTCACCATGgacaaggaagcatggcaccatgttgtttccatttacaagggaagcgcaaacattcaatgctccaactatgaagtggtgcaggatgaagccgatgagtttgcaatgaatgaagatgaagaacctcggcGAGCTTTACCGAAGATTAaacactctcgcggtctcactccgagatcatgggagcaaggatacagatggcaattggatcaagcgcaagttcctcaaggccatgatgccttaccacaaggccatgtcctctgtcatccgtcaaaggccggacttccacaccttgacctcaagtgaagtgttggataagtttgtggtgatgaggatcttggacaagaccgccgacaatgcggtgttgcgttctcagagagcaaagaagcccaaccttgccttgaaggccaaggctagtgtggaagaagagggagaagagtaagatgaggagagcaaccccgaagacacggaatatgattaccatgagcacatggctctcgcttcaaggcagttttggagcaagaagaactcaaggcccaatttcaacaagaacaactctagtggcatcaagggcaagcaacgtgtgggaacatgttacaattgtggcaatgtgagtcactttgttgcatagtgcccttacgagaagcgggaagacaatggtggcaagctcattcgaaaagacaaagccaagtccttccccaacaagaacaacttcacc
This genomic window contains:
- the LOC123161068 gene encoding F-box protein At5g07610, which gives rise to MADGSRDISRRRNPADKLTEDLLVEILSRVPYRSLCRFKCVSKRWRGIISHPDHRKALPQYHLHDLAGFLYSSRGPSTGYFSTDNFTHVSAGGRAPIRPSLPFLPDCHQFHLLDSCNGLLLCRRFKTFGAGAFYYVVCNPATEKWVALPGIFSKMQTARLGFDPAVSSHFHVFQFVEDGAAHANADDDDDAYGFVRAVDIYSSKTGAWSHKDTGWDFLPRIVRDSRSVFVNGFLHLLAVESAVLAVDVEGTTWRDIPMPDDEDAPIIDVDDGFIDLSRGRLYLANSDQHDLYKLSIWVLEDYGSEAWVLEHSVRYLNLFGVKNVQLGHEYHIVALHPQRNTIFLVYGHDKVLMSYEMDSGKVQFIHDLGHDSLEPYLPYVPLYSEALVDWH